A stretch of Acidobacteriota bacterium DNA encodes these proteins:
- the galT gene encoding galactose-1-phosphate uridylyltransferase: MPELRHDPIQKQWVIISVERGKRPRDFQLPREEDKKEIFCPFCPGNEAKTPPEIVAVRDNGSSRDGPGWDVRVVPNLYPALMIEGELEKRGVGPYDRMRGVGAHEVVVETPLHDLDMADMPVEHLARVLEVVRSRWLDLSQDERFKYILIFRNHGLAAGATLPHPHSQIIATPVTPKVVSMKLDSAKAHFMLKNRCLFCDILTDELDRQDRIITTNDHFVAFTPYASRFPFEITIMPRQHGHSYALMDHRQVADLATLLKETLMRLKLGLKDAPYNMMIHTVPNIHAKPKRAFYWDTVEWDFHWHIEIFPRLTRLAGFEWGTGFYINPTPPEDAAAFLREVFVMQTGRLEPER; the protein is encoded by the coding sequence ATGCCCGAATTGCGACACGATCCCATCCAGAAGCAGTGGGTGATCATCTCGGTGGAACGGGGCAAGCGGCCCCGGGATTTCCAGCTGCCCCGCGAGGAGGACAAGAAGGAGATTTTCTGCCCGTTCTGCCCCGGGAACGAGGCGAAAACGCCCCCGGAGATCGTGGCGGTCCGGGATAACGGGTCCTCCCGGGACGGCCCGGGGTGGGACGTCCGCGTGGTCCCGAACCTCTACCCGGCCCTGATGATCGAGGGCGAACTGGAAAAGCGCGGGGTCGGCCCCTACGACCGGATGCGGGGCGTGGGCGCCCACGAGGTGGTGGTGGAGACGCCCCTCCACGACCTCGACATGGCGGACATGCCCGTGGAGCACCTGGCGCGCGTCCTCGAGGTCGTCCGCTCCCGCTGGCTCGACCTGAGCCAGGACGAGCGCTTCAAGTACATCCTGATCTTCCGGAACCACGGCCTGGCCGCGGGGGCGACCCTCCCCCACCCCCACTCCCAGATCATCGCTACCCCCGTTACGCCCAAGGTGGTGTCCATGAAGCTCGACTCGGCCAAGGCCCACTTCATGCTGAAGAACCGGTGTCTCTTCTGCGACATTCTCACCGACGAACTGGACCGCCAGGACCGCATCATCACCACCAACGACCACTTCGTCGCCTTCACGCCCTACGCCTCCCGCTTCCCCTTCGAGATCACCATCATGCCCCGGCAGCACGGCCACAGCTACGCGCTGATGGACCACCGCCAGGTGGCCGACCTCGCCACCCTTCTCAAGGAAACCCTGATGCGCCTCAAACTCGGGCTGAAGGACGCTCCCTACAACATGATGATCCACACGGTGCCCAACATCCACGCCAAGCCGAAACGGGCCTTCTACTGGGACACCGTCGAGTGGGATTTCCACTGGCACATCGAGATCTTCCCCCGGCTCACCCGCTTGGCCGGGTTCGAGTGGGGAACGGGGTTCTACATCAACCCCACCCCGCCCGAGGACGCCGCCGCGTTCCTGCGGGAGGTCTTCGTCATGCAGACCGGGCGTCTCGAGCCCGAACGCTGA
- the glgA gene encoding glycogen synthase GlgA, which yields MNIAFITAEMAPLAKVGGLADVAGSLPAALREEGCGVSVFLPRYAELGVGAPMDAGTVVHRGTVEVLPGVDESYQVLETLAPAARIPVYLVHNNRFFARPGVYTDPDTGEEYGDAPLRYLFFCKAALDFMLREGRVPDVLHAHDSHTAPALVLARKWGPAQDAFARTASLLTIHNIAYQGIYPRDVVAAFGVGSEDFFPMSPFEYFGKVNFLKLGILFADAVNTVSERYAREISETEEYGCGLQDILTQRAADVHGILNGVDTTVWNPCTDKKIPAHYSAESPARKLVSKRALIAACGFRDGELSKPLIGMIGRLVDQKGIDLVVEILPRLAAENVRMVVLGSGLPRYQEIFLEAAEKYPDFLKVRIGFDDGLAHLIEAGADMFLMPSRFEPCGLNQMYSMLYGTVPIVRATGGLADTVVPWDSVRGDGTGFVFKEYSADSLFGAIREALEAFAHMDTWRGLMKNGMTRDFTWQRSARQYLRLFEKIAARRQTA from the coding sequence ATGAACATTGCCTTCATCACGGCCGAGATGGCCCCCCTGGCCAAGGTCGGCGGGCTGGCGGACGTGGCCGGCTCCCTTCCGGCCGCCCTCCGGGAGGAAGGGTGCGGGGTGTCGGTCTTCCTGCCCCGCTACGCGGAACTGGGCGTCGGGGCCCCGATGGACGCCGGGACGGTCGTTCACCGCGGGACGGTGGAGGTCCTCCCCGGCGTCGACGAAAGCTACCAGGTCCTCGAGACCCTTGCGCCCGCGGCCCGGATACCGGTCTACCTCGTTCACAACAACCGCTTTTTCGCCCGCCCGGGAGTCTACACCGACCCGGACACCGGCGAGGAGTACGGCGACGCCCCGCTCCGCTACCTCTTCTTCTGCAAGGCGGCCCTGGACTTCATGCTCCGGGAGGGGCGGGTCCCGGACGTCCTTCACGCCCACGACTCCCACACCGCCCCGGCCCTCGTGCTGGCGCGGAAGTGGGGGCCCGCCCAGGACGCCTTTGCCCGCACCGCCTCCCTGCTGACCATCCACAACATCGCCTACCAGGGGATCTACCCGAGGGACGTGGTGGCGGCCTTCGGCGTCGGCAGCGAGGACTTCTTCCCCATGTCCCCCTTCGAGTATTTCGGGAAGGTGAACTTCCTGAAACTGGGGATTCTCTTCGCCGACGCGGTGAACACCGTCAGTGAACGCTACGCCCGGGAGATCTCGGAGACCGAGGAGTACGGCTGCGGCCTCCAGGACATCCTGACCCAGCGCGCGGCCGACGTCCACGGCATCCTCAACGGGGTCGACACCACCGTGTGGAACCCCTGCACCGACAAGAAGATCCCGGCCCACTACTCCGCCGAGTCCCCGGCCCGGAAACTGGTGAGCAAGCGGGCGCTCATCGCGGCGTGCGGGTTCCGGGACGGCGAGCTTTCCAAGCCGCTGATCGGGATGATCGGCCGACTGGTGGATCAGAAGGGGATCGACCTGGTGGTGGAGATCCTCCCCCGGCTCGCGGCGGAGAACGTGCGGATGGTGGTGCTCGGGTCCGGCCTCCCCCGGTACCAGGAGATCTTCCTGGAGGCCGCGGAGAAATACCCCGACTTCCTGAAGGTCCGGATCGGTTTCGACGACGGCCTCGCCCACCTGATCGAGGCGGGGGCCGACATGTTCCTCATGCCCTCCCGCTTCGAGCCGTGCGGCCTGAACCAGATGTACAGCATGCTCTACGGGACGGTCCCCATCGTCCGCGCCACGGGGGGCCTCGCCGACACCGTCGTCCCCTGGGACTCGGTCCGGGGGGACGGCACCGGCTTCGTATTCAAGGAGTACTCCGCCGACAGCCTTTTCGGCGCCATCCGGGAGGCCCTGGAAGCCTTCGCCCACATGGACACCTGGCGGGGCCTCATGAAGAACGGAATGACCCGGGATTTCACCTGGCAGCGCTCCGCGCGGCAGTACCTCCGGTTGTTCGAGAAAATCGCGGCCCGTCGGCAGACGGCTTGA